In a genomic window of Saccharothrix sp. HUAS TT1:
- a CDS encoding DUF5403 family protein produces MAEVYRRVGRLKIEKLIALHRTVHDSLDDIALDRAENAEARLAAHRHDGHAQITVEVGDIDRYVVLDDERGLMAALSIEFGRAPVPPTEDDPDGRAGMEGLGVLRDAMGVQRKPRRGRR; encoded by the coding sequence GTGGCTGAGGTGTACCGGCGCGTAGGGCGCCTGAAGATCGAGAAGCTGATCGCGCTGCACCGGACCGTGCACGACAGCCTGGACGACATCGCACTGGATCGCGCGGAGAACGCCGAGGCCCGGCTCGCGGCCCACCGACACGACGGCCACGCCCAGATCACTGTCGAGGTCGGCGACATCGACCGCTACGTGGTGCTCGACGACGAGCGCGGCCTCATGGCCGCCCTGTCGATCGAGTTCGGCCGCGCTCCCGTCCCGCCGACCGAGGACGACCCGGACGGCCGCGCGGGCATGGAGGGCCTCGGGGTCCTCCGCGACGCGATGGGTGTCCAGCGCAAGCCTCGCAGGGGCAGGCGGTGA
- a CDS encoding phage tail assembly protein, producing MSSFSLDDIRAAADRKYGSTDIQVGDTTVRLLNPLRMPKAQRDKLVGIQKEMEGEGDEVDQVAVFQNAIKTIAESASQAKVLISAIGDDLGVLAEVFERYTEGQQVGEASSSAA from the coding sequence GTGTCCAGCTTCTCCCTCGACGACATCCGCGCCGCCGCCGACCGCAAGTACGGCTCGACCGACATCCAGGTCGGCGACACCACCGTCCGCCTGCTCAACCCCTTGCGGATGCCCAAGGCGCAGCGGGACAAGCTCGTCGGCATCCAGAAGGAGATGGAGGGCGAGGGCGACGAGGTGGACCAGGTCGCCGTCTTCCAGAACGCCATCAAGACCATCGCCGAGTCCGCCTCCCAGGCCAAGGTGCTGATCAGCGCCATCGGTGACGACCTGGGTGTGCTGGCCGAGGTCTTCGAGCGCTACACGGAGGGCCAGCAGGTGGGGGAAGCCTCGTCCTCTGCCGCCTGA
- a CDS encoding DUF2746 domain-containing protein: MSDPVLVALITSGLGFLGVVAGLLRRQDRKLSEVKENTAEARKQVQNSHSTNLRDDLDRVIAGLDRVLAGQARHDEALREHGQEISGLARDLSHERAERLAVSERLDRHIDSER; the protein is encoded by the coding sequence GTGAGCGACCCCGTCCTCGTCGCCCTGATCACCTCGGGCCTCGGCTTCCTCGGCGTCGTCGCCGGACTCCTCCGGCGGCAGGACCGCAAGCTGTCGGAGGTCAAGGAGAACACCGCCGAGGCGCGCAAGCAGGTGCAGAACTCGCACAGCACGAACTTGCGCGACGACCTGGACCGAGTCATCGCCGGGCTGGACCGGGTGCTCGCCGGGCAGGCCCGCCACGACGAGGCGCTGCGCGAGCACGGCCAGGAGATCAGCGGCCTGGCCCGCGACCTGTCCCACGAGCGCGCCGAGCGCCTGGCCGTGTCCGAGCGCCTCGACCGGCACATCGACAGCGAGCGCTGA
- a CDS encoding siphovirus ReqiPepy6 Gp37-like family protein: MQLADLTVEVRDRDLKRLGLIRPEELNLRIEGEHNGIGTWKLELAAEHPLAGALRQPGSGVIVTGPQDILLSGPTVSPVVVTSADDPAGMVSFEGVSDSVVLADMLAWPQPGNPDPTTQTASHDVRQGDAESVIHGYVNANCGPGAPAARRKARLRMGANLARGPQVKKSARFPVLGSLIAEIAVMAGLGFRVVQRGDELVFETYQVTDRSLDIRLDVLNGTLASQSVAIAPPGVTRVIVGGQGELENRDFLAATTDEAVAAEVEWGRRIERFVDQRQTDDPAEYQQAADEVLAEEGFTGVAMRAVPTDDTTMRFGVDWYLGDRVSAVVGSGELTAVATGFVLAVGATGVQLGAILGDPRQFDRNETLNRRLEDARRRISALERNAEIGTTAADDVAVMNLMGVW; encoded by the coding sequence GTGCAGCTCGCCGACCTCACCGTGGAAGTGCGCGACCGCGACCTGAAGCGCCTGGGCCTGATCCGGCCCGAGGAGCTGAACCTCCGGATCGAGGGCGAGCACAACGGGATCGGCACGTGGAAGCTGGAGCTGGCAGCGGAGCACCCTCTCGCGGGCGCTCTGCGCCAGCCCGGCTCCGGGGTCATCGTCACCGGCCCGCAGGACATCCTGCTGTCCGGGCCGACCGTGAGCCCGGTCGTGGTCACCTCGGCCGACGACCCGGCGGGCATGGTCAGCTTCGAGGGCGTGTCGGACTCCGTCGTGCTCGCCGACATGCTGGCCTGGCCCCAGCCGGGCAACCCGGACCCGACCACGCAGACCGCCTCGCACGACGTCCGCCAGGGCGACGCCGAGAGCGTGATCCACGGCTACGTCAACGCCAACTGCGGGCCCGGCGCCCCGGCCGCACGCCGCAAGGCGAGGCTTCGCATGGGCGCCAACCTCGCCCGCGGCCCGCAGGTCAAGAAGTCCGCCCGCTTCCCCGTGCTGGGCTCGCTGATCGCCGAGATCGCCGTGATGGCGGGCTTGGGCTTCCGCGTGGTGCAGCGCGGCGACGAGCTGGTGTTCGAGACCTACCAGGTGACCGACCGGAGCCTGGACATCCGCCTGGACGTGCTCAACGGCACGTTGGCCTCCCAGTCCGTCGCCATCGCCCCGCCGGGCGTCACGCGCGTGATCGTGGGCGGCCAGGGCGAGCTGGAGAACCGCGACTTCCTCGCGGCCACCACCGACGAAGCCGTTGCGGCGGAAGTCGAGTGGGGTCGCCGGATCGAGCGGTTCGTGGACCAGCGGCAGACCGACGACCCGGCCGAGTACCAGCAGGCCGCGGACGAGGTGCTCGCCGAGGAGGGCTTCACGGGCGTCGCCATGCGCGCGGTGCCCACCGACGACACCACCATGCGCTTCGGCGTCGACTGGTACCTGGGCGACCGCGTCTCGGCCGTCGTCGGCTCCGGCGAGCTCACGGCCGTGGCGACCGGCTTCGTGCTCGCGGTCGGCGCGACCGGCGTGCAGCTCGGCGCAATCCTGGGCGACCCGAGGCAGTTCGACCGCAACGAGACGCTGAACCGCCGCCTGGAGGACGCGCGCAGGCGCATCAGTGCGCTGGAGCGCAACGCAGAGATCGGAACCACCGCCGCAGACGACGTGGCGGTCATGAACCTGATGGGGGTGTGGTAG
- a CDS encoding PD-(D/E)XK nuclease family protein, translated as MTIELPRRLSYSSLSSYAECGERWRLERGHKLNASTWFATVAGSAVHEITEAHDLIEVGRREGAVPSFKEVFDRLLAKERELGREIKPSGKKLKNIGPSGGPNKKDYDWWLVYGPLYVEKWLAWKEASDWKIAILPDGNVGIEVMINDPMADDAFLGFIDRVYVTPAGQVVIVDLKTGSVPMSSLQLGSYSVGLWRKYGLFAEWGAYWMASDGELTPLKDLTAYSDEYIDEQYAMAWRGIRNGVFLPNVTSLCNGCGVRDYCRAVGGLRANELPVRDDLILTPAVTQTTDAKVAHAGPSV; from the coding sequence TTGACCATCGAGCTCCCCCGCAGGCTGTCCTACTCCTCCCTGTCCTCCTACGCCGAGTGCGGCGAGCGCTGGCGCCTGGAGCGAGGCCACAAGCTCAACGCCTCCACCTGGTTCGCCACCGTCGCGGGCTCCGCGGTCCACGAGATCACCGAGGCGCACGACCTGATCGAGGTCGGCCGCCGCGAGGGCGCCGTGCCCTCGTTCAAGGAGGTCTTCGACCGCCTGCTCGCCAAGGAGCGCGAGCTCGGCCGCGAGATCAAGCCCTCGGGCAAGAAGCTGAAGAACATCGGCCCCAGCGGTGGGCCGAACAAGAAGGACTACGACTGGTGGCTGGTCTATGGCCCCCTGTACGTGGAGAAGTGGCTGGCCTGGAAGGAAGCTAGCGACTGGAAGATCGCGATTCTGCCGGACGGCAACGTCGGCATCGAGGTCATGATCAACGACCCGATGGCGGACGACGCCTTCCTGGGGTTCATCGACCGCGTCTATGTCACGCCAGCGGGACAGGTCGTCATCGTCGACCTGAAGACCGGCAGCGTGCCGATGTCCTCGCTCCAGCTCGGCAGCTACTCCGTGGGCCTGTGGCGCAAGTACGGGCTTTTCGCGGAGTGGGGCGCGTACTGGATGGCGAGCGACGGCGAGCTGACCCCGCTGAAGGATCTGACCGCGTACTCCGACGAGTACATCGACGAGCAGTACGCGATGGCCTGGCGCGGCATCCGCAACGGCGTCTTCCTGCCCAACGTGACGTCGTTGTGCAATGGCTGCGGCGTGCGCGACTACTGCCGCGCGGTCGGCGGTCTGCGCGCGAACGAGCTGCCGGTCCGGGACGACCTGATCCTCACGCCCGCTGTGACCCAGACCACAGACGCCAAGGTTGCACACGCAGGTCCCAGTGTGTAA
- a CDS encoding tail fiber domain-containing protein — translation MAVSSYPFDNQATTESQYSALFRELQDSGVVDTATGTGFAVSADAGGMYVNVQPGMAIVRGHVVVSTAVEQIPIPAAEPLSRTDRVALRLDPAQNKISLEVVKGEQGAGLPPLTQTDSGIYELGLSRVPVPTGTTNIGTTVPQDDRQFVGGRVRVWRTETRPPAPRVGALGLNLSTGRWEWFNGTAWVDLAPVIVWNTIEGKPATFAPSAHRHHWNDLDGVPASFTPAAHSHTWDSVTGKPSSFPPSGHTHGKGDVVGLQGDLDYLVNNKAWADHGHGQYATWGHRHGGGDIDGHVSRAWGTDRVHTNGPGPGPWYAAWVDGNRNFCQNTSARRFKENIRDYWIEPERVLALRPRVYDRKNTDHKDELGLIAEEVDATLPEIVQRNEDGVIMSLRYDLLGVALLPVVQDQQNRIERLERLVHDLMERGA, via the coding sequence GTGGCAGTCAGCTCGTACCCCTTCGACAACCAGGCCACCACCGAGTCGCAGTACAGCGCGCTGTTCCGTGAGCTCCAGGACTCCGGTGTCGTGGACACCGCGACCGGCACAGGCTTCGCGGTCAGCGCGGACGCAGGCGGCATGTACGTCAACGTCCAGCCCGGCATGGCGATCGTCCGCGGACACGTCGTGGTGTCCACCGCCGTGGAGCAGATCCCGATCCCCGCGGCCGAGCCGCTCTCGCGCACCGACCGCGTGGCGCTGCGCCTGGACCCGGCGCAGAACAAGATCAGTCTGGAGGTCGTGAAGGGTGAGCAGGGCGCGGGCCTCCCGCCGCTCACCCAGACCGACAGCGGCATCTACGAGCTGGGCCTGAGCCGGGTGCCCGTGCCGACCGGCACGACCAACATCGGCACGACCGTGCCGCAGGACGACCGCCAGTTCGTCGGCGGTCGCGTCCGGGTGTGGCGCACCGAGACCCGCCCGCCCGCGCCGCGCGTCGGCGCGCTGGGGCTCAACCTCTCCACGGGCAGGTGGGAGTGGTTCAACGGCACGGCCTGGGTCGACCTGGCCCCGGTCATCGTGTGGAACACGATCGAGGGCAAGCCAGCGACCTTTGCCCCCTCCGCGCACCGCCACCACTGGAACGACCTCGACGGCGTGCCCGCCTCGTTCACGCCCGCGGCCCACTCCCACACCTGGGACAGCGTCACCGGCAAGCCGAGCTCGTTCCCGCCGTCCGGCCACACGCACGGCAAGGGCGACGTCGTCGGCCTTCAAGGCGACCTGGACTACCTGGTCAACAACAAGGCGTGGGCCGACCACGGCCACGGCCAGTACGCCACGTGGGGTCACCGGCACGGCGGCGGCGACATCGACGGCCACGTCTCCCGCGCCTGGGGCACCGACCGCGTCCACACCAACGGCCCCGGCCCCGGTCCGTGGTACGCGGCGTGGGTCGACGGCAACCGCAACTTCTGCCAGAACACGTCGGCCCGGCGGTTCAAGGAGAACATCCGCGACTACTGGATCGAGCCGGAGCGCGTGCTCGCGCTGCGCCCGCGGGTCTACGACCGCAAGAACACCGACCACAAGGACGAGCTCGGCCTCATCGCCGAGGAGGTCGACGCGACGCTGCCGGAGATCGTCCAGCGCAATGAGGACGGCGTGATCATGTCCCTGCGCTACGACCTGCTCGGCGTCGCCCTCCTCCCGGTCGTCCAGGACCAGCAGAACCGGATCGAGCGCCTGGAGCGACTCGTCCACGACCTCATGGAGCGTGGCGCGTGA